The following proteins are encoded in a genomic region of Candidatus Methylomirabilis lanthanidiphila:
- a CDS encoding prolipoprotein diacylglyceryl transferase gives MFASPGPFVLQIGPLSLRWYGLLFATGVMLGTWLAQREAVRRGEDPEQLLNVI, from the coding sequence ATGTTCGCATCGCCCGGTCCATTTGTCCTTCAAATCGGCCCGCTCTCGCTTCGTTGGTATGGCCTGCTCTTTGCCACCGGCGTCATGCTGGGGACCTGGCTGGCGCAGCGCGAGGCGGTCCGTCGCGGGGAGGACCCCGAACAGCTCCTCAACGTCATC